The Ramlibacter pinisoli genome has a segment encoding these proteins:
- a CDS encoding alpha/beta fold hydrolase, whose product MSRSTLSTFTASDGDNIAVHDWPAADERRQRGVVILVHGLGEHAGRHDGLAQRLNDWGFAVRGHDHYGHGESGGPRGGVTVARRLVHDLAEIVDSTRRRTPRELPLVLLGHSMGGLVAASYAAEHPRAVDGLVLSSPALAPRLGPLQRLLLSTLPRLAPDLRVGSGLDPRWLSRDPQVQRDYRADPLVHDRISARLAGFIADEGQRVLAKAAGWSVPTLLLYAGSDRLVDPAGSHAFAEAAPDAVVRSCCFEPLYHEIFNEPESSKVYEALQRWLDDRY is encoded by the coding sequence GTGTCCCGCTCCACCCTGTCGACCTTTACCGCCAGCGACGGCGACAACATCGCCGTGCACGACTGGCCGGCGGCGGACGAGCGCCGCCAGCGCGGCGTGGTGATCCTCGTCCACGGGCTGGGCGAACATGCCGGCCGCCACGACGGCCTGGCCCAGCGGCTCAACGACTGGGGCTTCGCGGTGCGCGGCCACGACCACTACGGCCATGGCGAATCGGGCGGCCCGCGCGGCGGCGTCACGGTGGCCAGGCGGCTGGTGCACGACCTGGCCGAGATCGTCGACAGCACCCGCCGCCGCACGCCGCGCGAGCTGCCGCTGGTCCTGCTCGGGCACAGCATGGGCGGGTTGGTGGCGGCCAGCTATGCCGCCGAGCATCCGCGTGCGGTCGACGGGCTGGTGCTCTCGTCGCCGGCGCTGGCCCCGCGGCTCGGGCCTTTGCAGCGCCTGCTGCTGAGCACCCTGCCGCGGCTGGCGCCCGACCTGCGGGTGGGCAGCGGGCTCGACCCGCGCTGGCTCTCGCGCGATCCGCAGGTGCAGCGCGACTACCGGGCCGACCCGCTGGTGCACGACCGCATCAGCGCCCGGCTGGCCGGCTTCATCGCCGACGAGGGCCAGCGCGTGCTCGCCAAGGCGGCGGGCTGGTCGGTGCCCACCCTGCTGCTGTACGCCGGCTCCGACCGCCTGGTCGACCCGGCCGGCAGCCACGCGTTCGCCGAGGCGGCGCCGGATGCGGTGGTGCGCAGCTGCTGCTTCGAGCCGCTGTACCACGAGATCTTCAACGAGCCCGAATCGTCCAAGGTCTACGAGGCGCTGCAGCGCTGGCTGGACGACCGCTACTAG
- a CDS encoding MFS transporter, whose product MNRALWLLAACQGLYLTNNIVFIAINGLVGLSLAPQAWMATLPVMGYVIGGALSTGLIARSQQRWGRRRSFQAGLAVAVLAALLCLYAATSRNFWLLCLATLVAGYYNANAGLYRFAAADLVAPAQREKAVSLVMAGGLLGAVLGPNLAAQTRDLFPVPFAGAYLALAGVGLLSMGLMAFLRFPSPPPRDTLPAGRPLAAILRQPVFIVAAAAGALSFGVMNLLMAATPLAMQQCGLPFASAAVVLQWHVIGMFAPGFFTGNLIKRFSALPVMGVGVLLNVACIAVALSGVDLHEFLLALFLLGVGWNFLFTGSTTLSLSTYRPEERDKAQGALNFFVMATLACTSLASGVLVTTQGWSLLNWGSLVPVAVTALALAWLALRRRREAVAKPA is encoded by the coding sequence ATGAACCGCGCACTGTGGCTGCTGGCCGCCTGCCAGGGGCTGTACCTGACGAACAACATCGTCTTCATCGCCATCAACGGCCTGGTCGGGCTGTCGCTCGCGCCGCAGGCCTGGATGGCGACGCTGCCGGTGATGGGCTACGTGATCGGTGGCGCCCTGTCGACCGGCCTGATCGCGCGCAGCCAGCAGCGCTGGGGCCGCCGGCGCTCGTTCCAGGCCGGGCTGGCGGTCGCCGTGCTGGCGGCGCTGCTGTGCCTGTACGCGGCGACCAGCCGCAACTTCTGGCTGCTCTGCCTGGCCACGCTGGTGGCCGGCTACTACAACGCCAACGCCGGCCTGTACCGCTTCGCCGCCGCCGACCTGGTCGCGCCGGCCCAGCGCGAGAAGGCGGTCTCGCTGGTGATGGCCGGCGGCCTGCTCGGGGCCGTGCTCGGCCCCAACCTGGCCGCGCAGACCCGCGACCTGTTCCCGGTGCCGTTCGCCGGCGCCTACCTGGCGCTGGCCGGCGTCGGCCTGCTGTCGATGGGCCTGATGGCGTTCCTGCGCTTCCCGTCGCCCCCGCCCCGGGACACCCTGCCGGCCGGGCGGCCGCTGGCGGCCATCCTGCGGCAGCCGGTCTTCATCGTCGCCGCCGCCGCCGGCGCCCTGAGCTTCGGCGTGATGAACCTGCTGATGGCCGCCACCCCGCTGGCGATGCAGCAGTGCGGGCTGCCGTTCGCCAGCGCCGCGGTGGTGCTGCAGTGGCACGTGATCGGCATGTTCGCCCCCGGCTTCTTCACCGGCAACCTGATCAAGCGCTTCAGCGCCCTGCCGGTGATGGGCGTCGGCGTGCTGCTGAACGTGGCCTGCATCGCGGTGGCGCTGTCGGGCGTGGACCTGCACGAATTCCTGCTGGCGCTGTTCCTGCTCGGGGTGGGCTGGAACTTCCTGTTCACCGGCAGCACCACGCTGTCGCTGTCGACCTACCGGCCGGAGGAGCGCGACAAGGCCCAGGGCGCGCTCAACTTCTTCGTCATGGCGACGCTGGCCTGCACGTCGCTGGCCTCGGGCGTGCTGGTCACCACCCAGGGCTGGTCGCTGCTGAACTGGGGTTCGCTGGTGCCGGTGGCCGTCACCGCGCTGGCACTGGCCTGGCTGGCGCTGCGGCGGCGGCGCGAGGCGGTCGCGAAACCGGCCTAG
- a CDS encoding 16S rRNA (uracil(1498)-N(3))-methyltransferase encodes MPRLHCPGPLVPGQLLDLPATAARHVQVLRLQPGAALTLFDGSGGEWSATVEKMGRTDVRVQVGAHAAVEREAAREVHLALGIPANDRMDWLVEKAAELGVASLQPLTSERSVLRLQGERAERRQAHWQAIAAAACEQCGRNRVPPVHALADLASWQPAVAARHVLSFADDARPLAQLLADRAPLLLLSGPEGGLSPREEAAARAAGFQPVTLGRRVLRADTAPLAALAALTLAGPGAGDDTR; translated from the coding sequence ATGCCCCGGCTGCACTGCCCCGGCCCGCTGGTGCCCGGACAGCTGCTCGACCTGCCGGCCACCGCCGCCCGCCACGTGCAGGTGCTGCGGCTGCAGCCGGGTGCGGCGCTGACCCTGTTCGACGGCAGCGGCGGCGAGTGGTCCGCGACCGTCGAGAAGATGGGCCGCACCGACGTCCGGGTCCAGGTCGGCGCCCACGCGGCCGTCGAGCGCGAGGCGGCGCGCGAGGTGCACCTGGCGCTCGGCATCCCGGCCAACGACCGCATGGACTGGCTGGTCGAGAAGGCCGCCGAGCTGGGCGTCGCCAGCCTGCAGCCGCTCACCAGCGAGCGCAGCGTGCTGCGCCTGCAGGGCGAGCGCGCCGAGCGCCGCCAGGCGCACTGGCAGGCGATCGCCGCCGCCGCCTGCGAGCAGTGCGGCCGCAACCGGGTGCCGCCGGTGCACGCGCTGGCCGACCTGGCCAGCTGGCAACCGGCGGTGGCGGCGCGCCACGTGCTGTCGTTCGCCGACGATGCGCGCCCGCTGGCGCAGCTGCTGGCCGACCGCGCGCCGCTGCTGCTGCTGTCCGGCCCCGAGGGCGGCCTGAGCCCGCGCGAGGAAGCCGCGGCGCGCGCCGCCGGCTTCCAACCGGTCACGCTGGGTCGGCGCGTGCTGCGCGCCGACACCGCCCCGCTCGCGGCCCTGGCCGCCTTGACGCTCGCCGGCCCCGGCGCAGGAGACGACACCCGATGA
- a CDS encoding aminoglycoside phosphotransferase family protein: protein MSDPLSTPAPDAGAGPSVAWSDPQRERAFQQWLAAVAGPHQLDPASLRPASADASFRRYLRIDGAAGSRIIMDAPPDKEDCRPFVHVARLMTEAGLHVPRVLAWDEPQGFMLLDDLGRQTMIEVVDPQQPLANLPLYLRAVDALVGWQLASRPGVLPPYDEALLQRELALFPDWYLARHRGVAVEGKLRETLDGQFRLIVQRNLAAPTVYVHRDFMPRNLMLPAAADEPRLGVLDFQDAVHGPVTYDIASLMRDAFLSWDEEFVLDVTVRYWEKARKAGLPVGEDFGEFYRAVEWMGLQRHLKVAGIFARLTLRDGKPKYLADTPRFIAYIRATAGRYRELAPLLQLVDTVEGTAAPSGYAFGRV from the coding sequence ATGAGCGATCCCCTGTCCACCCCGGCGCCAGACGCCGGCGCCGGCCCGTCCGTGGCCTGGTCCGACCCCCAACGCGAGCGTGCCTTCCAGCAGTGGCTGGCGGCCGTTGCCGGCCCGCACCAGCTCGATCCGGCCAGCCTGCGCCCGGCGTCGGCCGACGCCAGCTTCCGCCGCTACCTGCGGATCGACGGCGCCGCCGGCAGCCGCATCATCATGGACGCGCCCCCCGACAAGGAGGACTGCCGGCCGTTCGTGCACGTGGCCCGGCTGATGACCGAGGCCGGCCTGCACGTGCCGCGCGTGCTGGCCTGGGATGAGCCGCAGGGCTTCATGCTGCTGGACGACCTGGGCCGGCAGACCATGATCGAGGTCGTCGATCCGCAGCAGCCGCTGGCCAACCTGCCGCTGTACCTGCGGGCGGTCGACGCCCTGGTCGGCTGGCAGCTGGCCTCGCGCCCCGGCGTGCTGCCGCCCTACGACGAGGCGCTGCTGCAGCGCGAGCTGGCGCTGTTCCCCGACTGGTACCTGGCCCGCCACCGCGGCGTCGCGGTCGAGGGCAAGCTGCGCGAGACGCTCGACGGCCAGTTCCGGCTCATCGTCCAGCGCAACCTCGCCGCCCCCACCGTCTACGTGCACCGCGACTTCATGCCGCGCAACCTGATGCTGCCGGCGGCCGCGGACGAGCCGCGCCTGGGCGTGCTGGACTTCCAGGACGCGGTGCACGGGCCGGTCACCTACGACATCGCCAGCCTGATGCGCGACGCCTTCCTCAGCTGGGACGAGGAGTTCGTGCTCGACGTGACGGTGCGCTACTGGGAGAAGGCGCGCAAGGCCGGCCTGCCGGTGGGCGAGGATTTCGGCGAGTTCTACCGCGCCGTCGAGTGGATGGGCCTGCAGCGCCACCTCAAGGTGGCCGGCATCTTCGCCCGCCTGACGCTGCGCGACGGCAAGCCGAAGTACCTGGCCGACACGCCCCGCTTCATCGCCTACATCCGCGCCACCGCCGGCCGCTACCGCGAGCTGGCGCCGCTGCTGCAGCTGGTCGACACCGTCGAGGGCACCGCGGCCCCCAGCGGCTACGCCTTCGGGCGCGTCTGA
- a CDS encoding LPS-assembly protein LptD — MKPTPRNRFAPTPLALVACWLVHGGAALAQSESVDAAGVPLRRTPLLREQLPAAQKDQLPTFVQGDRVTGRTDFETIVEGGAELRRGDTVIKADRLEYYQPDDLAKARGNVRINRQGNVYRGPQLELKVDAFEGFFNQPSYEFLRNGAYGQADRVDFIDDKRSVVRNATYTTCRPQDLPGWTPDWIMRAASIRLDDEEDTGTATNAVLTFFSMPVLPIPQITFPLSDRRKSGFLPPTFGIDSVSGFEYRQPYYWNIAPNRDATLLPRVLSKRGVELGGEFRYLEPSYNGQLQANVLPGDKLRDRLRWGYSYRHDGVLQETLSAGRTALSLNLNRVSDDDYWRDFTRSSASLTQRLLPSDGILAWARGYWYASARALQWQTLQDVTAPITPPYDRMPQLYTRYARPDLDHGLVASLEADTTRFNSVRELTLQPNAQRSFLLGRIERPWQAPGWFITPRFQVHSATYSFDAPLANGETAAARTVPTFSLDSGLVFERPAAFFGRAVVQTLEPRAFYVYTPFRDQSQLPNYDSAANDFNFATIYTENPFGGYDRIADNNLLTLGVTSRLIEPDTGAELARFGFAQRLRFQDQLVTLPGVAPVTERVSDLLLGASLNWIPKWSLDSTLQYNPNLGRSERTTIGGRYNPSNYRLVSAAYRLQRDFSEQVDVGWQWPINDLWGDRGQDLGPGRGQGPNRWYSVGRLNWSLKDRRLVDAVVGLEYDACCWIGRVVLERLSSTVTTAATRILFQIEFVGFSRLGSSVVTPLRQNIPRYQLLRDPNVLQPSRFSNYD, encoded by the coding sequence TTGAAACCGACTCCGCGCAACCGTTTCGCGCCCACGCCCCTGGCACTGGTGGCGTGCTGGCTGGTGCATGGCGGCGCTGCGCTGGCCCAGTCCGAGTCGGTGGATGCGGCGGGCGTGCCGCTGCGCCGCACGCCGCTGTTGCGCGAGCAGCTGCCGGCGGCCCAGAAGGACCAGCTGCCCACCTTCGTGCAGGGCGACCGCGTCACCGGGCGCACCGATTTCGAGACCATCGTCGAGGGCGGGGCCGAACTGCGGCGGGGTGACACGGTCATCAAGGCCGACCGGCTGGAGTACTACCAGCCCGACGATCTGGCCAAGGCGCGCGGCAACGTCCGCATCAACCGCCAGGGCAACGTCTACCGCGGCCCGCAGCTGGAGCTCAAGGTCGACGCCTTCGAGGGCTTCTTCAACCAGCCCAGCTACGAGTTCCTGCGCAACGGCGCCTACGGCCAGGCCGACCGCGTCGACTTCATCGACGACAAGCGCTCGGTGGTGCGCAATGCCACCTACACCACCTGCCGGCCGCAGGACCTGCCCGGCTGGACGCCGGACTGGATCATGCGCGCCGCCAGCATCCGCCTGGACGACGAGGAGGACACCGGCACCGCCACCAACGCGGTGCTCACGTTCTTCAGCATGCCGGTGCTGCCGATCCCGCAGATCACCTTCCCGCTCAGCGACCGGCGCAAGTCCGGCTTCCTGCCGCCGACCTTCGGCATCGACAGCGTCAGCGGTTTCGAATACCGCCAGCCCTACTACTGGAACATCGCGCCGAACCGCGACGCGACGCTGCTGCCGCGCGTGCTGAGCAAGCGCGGCGTCGAGCTGGGCGGCGAGTTCCGCTACCTGGAGCCCAGCTACAACGGCCAGTTGCAGGCCAACGTGCTGCCGGGCGACAAGCTGCGCGACCGGCTGCGCTGGGGCTACAGCTACCGCCACGATGGCGTGCTGCAGGAGACCCTCAGCGCCGGCCGGACGGCGCTGAGCCTGAACCTGAACCGGGTCAGCGACGACGACTACTGGCGCGACTTCACCCGCAGCAGCGCCTCGCTCACGCAGCGCCTGCTCCCCAGCGACGGCATCCTGGCCTGGGCCCGCGGCTACTGGTACGCCAGCGCGCGCGCGCTGCAGTGGCAGACCCTGCAGGACGTCACCGCGCCGATCACGCCGCCCTACGACCGCATGCCGCAGCTGTACACGCGCTACGCCCGGCCCGACCTGGACCACGGGCTGGTGGCGTCGCTGGAGGCCGACACCACGCGCTTCAATTCGGTGCGCGAGCTGACCCTGCAGCCGAACGCGCAGCGCAGCTTCCTGCTCGGCCGCATCGAGCGGCCCTGGCAGGCGCCCGGCTGGTTCATCACGCCCCGCTTCCAGGTCCACAGCGCCACCTACTCCTTCGATGCGCCGCTGGCCAACGGCGAGACCGCCGCCGCCCGCACCGTGCCGACCTTCAGCCTGGACAGCGGACTGGTGTTCGAGCGCCCGGCCGCCTTCTTCGGCCGGGCCGTGGTGCAGACGCTGGAGCCGCGCGCCTTCTACGTCTACACGCCGTTCCGCGACCAGTCGCAGCTGCCCAACTACGACTCGGCCGCCAACGACTTCAACTTCGCGACCATCTACACCGAGAACCCGTTCGGCGGCTACGACCGCATCGCCGACAACAACCTGCTGACGCTGGGCGTGACCAGCCGGCTGATCGAGCCGGACACCGGCGCCGAGCTGGCCCGCTTCGGCTTCGCCCAGCGCCTGCGCTTCCAGGACCAGCTGGTCACGCTGCCGGGCGTGGCGCCGGTGACCGAGCGCGTGTCCGACCTGCTGCTGGGGGCCTCGCTGAACTGGATCCCCAAGTGGTCGCTGGACTCCACGCTGCAGTACAACCCCAACCTCGGACGCTCCGAGCGCACCACCATCGGCGGGCGCTACAACCCGAGCAACTACCGGCTGGTGAGCGCGGCCTACCGGCTGCAGCGCGACTTCAGCGAACAGGTCGACGTCGGCTGGCAATGGCCGATCAACGACCTGTGGGGCGACCGGGGCCAGGACCTCGGGCCCGGCCGCGGCCAGGGCCCGAATCGCTGGTACTCGGTGGGACGCCTGAACTGGAGCCTGAAGGACCGCCGGCTGGTGGATGCGGTGGTCGGCCTGGAGTACGACGCCTGCTGCTGGATCGGCCGCGTGGTGCTGGAGCGGTTGTCCAGCACCGTGACCACCGCCGCCACCCGCATCCTGTTCCAGATCGAGTTTGTGGGCTTCAGCCGGCTCGGATCCAGCGTCGTGACGCCACTGCGCCAGAATATCCCGCGTTACCAGCTCCTGCGCGACCCCAACGTGCTCCAGCCGAGCCGGTTCAGCAACTACGACTGA
- a CDS encoding peptidylprolyl isomerase — MTPRAFALLLAGAAALALPAAAQLRASPQLGGGRPAAAETGPRAADFIVAVVNSEPITNNEVRTRLLRFEQQLTQQGTPLPSRGELNRMVLERLISERAQLQLARDNGIRVDEGTIDQAEQSFARQNQVDVAELRRRLALDGISQSSFREDLRNQLLLSRLRDREVEQRVRVTDNDVEQFLREQQGSSGDLSQTELNLAQVLVAVPENATEAQVQALRTKADDVLRRARAGEDFAVLARDFSEAAGAAASGGQLGLRSAERYPQLFLDAVQGLSVGGVSEVIRSGAGFHVLKVVERRQAGLPGATVTQTHSRHILLRTGAQLTEAAARARLADYKRRIESRTATFEQLAREFSQDASSSRGGDLGWTNPGQFVPEFEEVLGTLQPGQIAEPMTSRFGAHLIQLLERRQATLSAREQRELARNLVREKKLDEAFLQWSQEVRGRAYVEYRDPPQ; from the coding sequence ATGACCCCACGTGCCTTCGCCCTCCTGCTCGCCGGTGCCGCCGCGCTCGCGCTGCCCGCCGCCGCGCAGCTGCGCGCCTCTCCCCAGCTGGGGGGCGGCCGGCCGGCGGCGGCCGAGACCGGTCCCCGCGCTGCCGACTTCATCGTGGCCGTGGTCAATTCGGAGCCGATCACCAACAACGAGGTGCGCACGCGCCTGCTGCGCTTCGAGCAGCAGCTGACCCAGCAGGGCACCCCGCTGCCATCGCGCGGCGAGCTCAATCGCATGGTGCTCGAGCGCCTGATCAGCGAGCGCGCGCAGCTGCAGCTGGCGCGCGACAACGGCATCCGGGTCGACGAAGGCACGATCGACCAGGCCGAGCAGAGCTTCGCACGCCAGAACCAGGTCGACGTCGCCGAGCTGCGCCGCCGGCTGGCCCTGGACGGCATCTCGCAGTCCTCGTTCCGCGAGGACCTGCGCAACCAGCTGCTGCTGTCGCGCCTGCGCGACCGCGAGGTGGAGCAGCGGGTGCGCGTCACCGACAACGACGTCGAGCAGTTCCTGCGCGAGCAGCAGGGCAGCAGCGGCGACCTGTCGCAGACCGAGTTGAACCTGGCCCAGGTTCTGGTCGCGGTGCCCGAGAACGCCACGGAGGCGCAGGTGCAGGCCTTGCGCACCAAGGCCGACGACGTGCTGCGGCGCGCCCGGGCCGGCGAGGACTTCGCCGTCCTGGCGCGCGACTTTTCGGAGGCAGCGGGGGCGGCAGCCAGTGGCGGCCAGCTCGGACTGCGCTCGGCCGAGCGCTACCCGCAGCTGTTCCTGGACGCGGTGCAGGGCCTGTCGGTGGGCGGCGTAAGCGAGGTGATCCGCTCGGGCGCCGGTTTCCACGTGCTCAAGGTGGTCGAACGGCGGCAGGCCGGCCTGCCCGGCGCCACCGTCACCCAGACCCATTCGCGCCACATCCTGCTGCGCACCGGCGCCCAGCTGACCGAGGCGGCGGCGCGGGCGCGGCTGGCCGACTACAAGCGCCGCATCGAATCGCGCACCGCCACCTTCGAACAGCTCGCGCGCGAGTTCTCGCAGGACGCCAGCTCGTCGCGCGGCGGCGACCTGGGCTGGACCAACCCGGGCCAGTTCGTGCCCGAGTTCGAGGAGGTCCTGGGCACGCTGCAGCCAGGGCAGATCGCCGAGCCGATGACGTCGCGCTTCGGGGCCCACCTGATCCAGCTGCTGGAGCGGCGCCAGGCCACCCTGTCGGCCCGCGAACAGCGCGAGCTGGCGCGCAACCTGGTGCGCGAGAAGAAGCTGGACGAGGCCTTCTTGCAGTGGTCGCAGGAGGTGCGCGGTCGCGCGTACGTCGAGTACCGCGACCCGCCGCAGTAG
- the rsmA gene encoding 16S rRNA (adenine(1518)-N(6)/adenine(1519)-N(6))-dimethyltransferase RsmA → MKHIPRKRFGQHFLADSAIIDAIVRAIAPRAGEPMVEIGPGLAALTQPLVERVGRLAVVELDRDLAARLRQHPQLQVVESDVLRVDFSALAQTLGAPRLRVVGNLPYNISTPILFHLLDHIGVVQDQHFMLQKEVVDRMVAAPASADYGRLSVMLQWRYAMEDVLAVPPQAFDPPPRVDSAVVRMVPHASFVAVDTARLSELVQVAFSQRRKLLRHTLGKWLDQRGFAGSFDLQRRAEEVPVDEYLALAQRL, encoded by the coding sequence TTGAAACACATCCCGCGCAAGCGCTTCGGCCAGCACTTCCTGGCCGACAGCGCCATCATCGACGCCATCGTGCGCGCCATCGCCCCGCGCGCCGGCGAGCCCATGGTGGAGATCGGCCCCGGCCTGGCAGCGCTGACGCAGCCGCTGGTCGAGCGGGTCGGCCGGCTGGCGGTGGTCGAACTCGATCGCGACCTGGCCGCACGCCTGCGCCAGCATCCGCAGCTGCAGGTGGTCGAGTCCGACGTGCTGCGGGTCGACTTCAGCGCGCTGGCGCAGACGCTGGGCGCGCCCCGGCTGCGCGTGGTGGGCAACCTGCCGTACAACATCTCCACGCCCATCCTGTTCCACCTGCTCGATCACATCGGCGTGGTGCAGGACCAGCACTTCATGCTGCAGAAGGAGGTGGTCGACCGCATGGTGGCCGCGCCCGCCAGCGCCGACTACGGCCGGCTGTCGGTGATGCTGCAGTGGCGCTATGCGATGGAGGACGTGCTGGCGGTGCCGCCGCAGGCCTTCGACCCGCCGCCCAGGGTCGACAGCGCGGTGGTGCGCATGGTGCCGCACGCCAGCTTCGTGGCGGTCGACACGGCGCGCCTGTCCGAACTGGTGCAGGTCGCCTTCAGCCAGCGCCGCAAGCTGCTGCGGCACACGCTGGGCAAGTGGCTGGACCAGCGCGGCTTCGCCGGCAGCTTCGACCTGCAGCGGCGCGCCGAGGAGGTGCCGGTGGACGAGTACCTGGCCCTCGCCCAGCGGCTCTGA
- a CDS encoding barstar family protein: METRLRPDIADTPLKGVRSNIVQSIRAFRVQDLQDGARALGQHFLYANLANAQSKQDVLDLLAQQFILPAHFGKNFDALYDCMTDPVHKSGPQPGFVVVLEQIPATAKFDKEAREQLLDIFRDTADYWADRKIPFRCFYSFL, from the coding sequence ATGGAAACACGCCTTCGCCCTGACATCGCCGACACGCCCCTCAAGGGCGTGCGCAGCAACATCGTGCAGTCGATCCGCGCGTTCCGCGTGCAGGACCTGCAGGATGGCGCGCGCGCCCTGGGCCAGCACTTCCTGTACGCCAACCTGGCCAACGCCCAGAGCAAGCAGGACGTGCTGGACCTGCTGGCGCAGCAGTTCATCCTGCCGGCCCATTTCGGCAAGAACTTCGACGCCCTGTACGACTGCATGACCGACCCCGTGCACAAATCGGGCCCGCAGCCCGGCTTCGTGGTCGTGCTCGAGCAGATCCCCGCCACGGCGAAGTTCGACAAGGAAGCGCGCGAGCAGCTGCTGGACATCTTCCGCGACACGGCGGACTATTGGGCCGACCGGAAGATTCCATTCCGCTGTTTCTATTCTTTTCTGTAG
- a CDS encoding ribonuclease domain-containing protein, producing the protein MARSQAFKFALTSYLFAAVLTGPAVAVARDASDPRAEAGSTTIPVAALPRQGRETYELIRQGGPFPYEKDGSVFGNRERMLPAAKRGYWREYTVATPGSRDRGARRIVCGGPPRLPDACYYTADHYASFRKIVE; encoded by the coding sequence ATGGCGCGCTCCCAAGCGTTCAAGTTTGCACTTACTAGCTACTTGTTCGCCGCGGTGCTCACCGGCCCAGCCGTGGCGGTGGCCAGGGATGCATCGGACCCTCGAGCCGAGGCCGGTTCGACCACCATCCCGGTGGCCGCGCTGCCCCGGCAAGGCCGGGAAACCTACGAACTGATCCGCCAGGGCGGACCGTTCCCGTACGAAAAGGACGGCTCGGTGTTCGGCAACCGGGAGCGCATGCTTCCGGCGGCCAAGCGTGGCTACTGGCGCGAATACACCGTTGCGACGCCAGGTTCGCGCGACCGGGGAGCCCGGCGCATCGTGTGCGGCGGCCCACCCCGGCTGCCGGACGCTTGTTATTACACCGCTGACCATTACGCCAGTTTTCGCAAGATCGTGGAGTGA